Proteins encoded by one window of Arachis hypogaea cultivar Tifrunner chromosome 1, arahy.Tifrunner.gnm2.J5K5, whole genome shotgun sequence:
- the LOC112695392 gene encoding uncharacterized protein: MLRVAAKRLFVTPSPAPQQALRVLPRFYHERVVDHYNNPRNVGSFDNNDPTVGTGLVGAPACGDVMKLQIKVDEKTGKIVDARFKTFGCGSAIASSSVATEWVKGKQMEEVLSIKNTEIAKHLSLPPVKLHCSMLAEDAIKAAVKDYEAKRAKATTANGEETTTGEKAATA, encoded by the exons ATGCTGAGGGTCGCTGCAAAGAGGTTATTTGTGACGCCGTCGCCGGCACCACAACAGGCGCTTAGGGTTCTGCCGCGATTTTACCATGAGAGGGTGGTAGATCACTACAACAATCCACGGAACGTTGGTTCCTTCGACAATAATGACCCCACCGTGGGAACGGGTTTGGTCGGAGCACCGGCGTGCGGTGACGTCATGAAGCTGCAGATTAAGGTCGACGAGAAGACCGGCAAGATTGTTGATGCTCGCTTCAAGACCTTCGGCTGCGGCTCCGCCATTGCTTCTTCCTCTGTCG CTACTGAATGGGTAAAGGGAAAGCAGATGGAGGAAGTTTTGTCCATTAAGAACAC CGAAATTGCAAAGCATCTTTCACTTCCACCAGTTAAGCTTCACTGCAGCATGCTTGCTGAAGATGCAATTAAAGCAGCTGTTAAAGACTACGAAGCTAAGCGTGCTAAGGCAACCACTGCAAATGGAGAAGAAACAACCACCGGAGAGAAGGCTGCCACAGCTTAA
- the LOC112695385 gene encoding inositol-tetrakisphosphate 1-kinase 2: protein MSEIGGQSPSRHRVGFALEPKKVQSFLQNSLIDHAKNHAIELIPIDLTTAIHQQLPFHSIIHKLHSPQWTQQLRHFSLHNPSIPIIDPPDAVDRLHDRVTMLDSVPKLSLQNDVVSVSVPKQAVANDERTAIEGLDSVNLRFPVIAKPLAADGSASSHNLCLVFDREGLKSLNYPVVVQEFVNHGGAVFKIYVAGRHVTCVRRKSLADITEEEIKNLKGAVPFSQVSNVKGSREQEEEGDGVEMPPEGLVSELGRGLREALGLNLFNVDVIRDANDEKRYLVIDINYFPGYAKLPCYETFFTNFLLDVVHGKNTV, encoded by the coding sequence ATGTCTGAAATAGGTGGTCAAAGTCCCAGCAGGCATCGAGTAGGGTTCGCCCTCGAACCCAAGAAAGTGCAGAGCTTCCTCCAAAACTCCCTAATTGACCATGCCAAAAATCACGCCATTGAACTCATACCAATCGACCTCACCACAGCCATACACCAACAACTCCCATTCCACTCCATCATCCACAAACTCCACTCCCCTCAATGGACCCAACAACTCCGCCACTTCTCTCTTCACAACCCCTCCATCCCAATCATCGACCCACCCGACGCAGTAGATCGCCTACACGACCGAGTCACAATGCTCGACTCGGTCCCCAAACTCTCtctccaaaacgacgtcgtttctgtTTCCGTCCCCAAACAAGCCGTCGCAAACGACGAGAGAACCGCCATCGAGGGACTTGATTCGGTGAACCTGCGGTTCCCGGTGATAGCGAAGCCCTTGGCAGCCGACGGGAGCGCGAGTTCCCATAATCTATGCTTGGTCTTTGACCGTGAAGGGTTGAAATCCCTAAATTACCCTGTGGTGGTGCAAGAGTTCGTGAACCACGGTGGCGCGGTTTTCAAGATCTACGTTGCGGGGAGGCACGTGACTTGCGTGAGGAGGAAGTCGTTGGCGGATATAACGGAGGAAGAGATTAAGAATCTGAAGGGGGCGGTGCCATTCTCTCAGGTGTCAAACGTGAAGGGGTCACGTGAGCAGGAGGAGGAAGGGGATGGTGTTGAAATGCCTCCTGAGGGGTTGGTGAGTGAGTTGGGAAGGGGGTTGAGGGAGGCTTTGGGGCTTAACCTCTTCAACGTTGATGTGATTAGAGATGCCAATGACGAGAAAAGGTATCTCGTTATTGATATCAATTACTTTCCTGGCTATGCTAAGTTGCCATGTTATGAGACATTTTTCACCAATTTCTTGTTGGATGTTGTACATGGCAAAAACACCGTCTAG